A genome region from Brachymonas denitrificans includes the following:
- a CDS encoding 1-acyl-sn-glycerol-3-phosphate acyltransferase — MQAQDVQPTSQQRGLVDAGPVPGLEVVPMPASGPLVPPGGSRLAAWCLKVLGWRNDFPGLPDPRGLLVVYPHTSNWDFPLGLLYKWSHGLPFRFWIKDSATRLPVIGRWIRWVGGVAINRKAAHGVVEQTMQQMREADFFWLAVAPEGTRSYTNGWRTGFYHLWRAADCPLGLAYIDYGHKQIGVQHYVRCSGDMEADFAALARYYERRTGYHPEKAAPVRPYERGRSRDADAGQDARQ, encoded by the coding sequence ATGCAGGCGCAGGACGTACAGCCAACTTCGCAACAGCGCGGGCTGGTCGATGCGGGCCCGGTGCCGGGACTGGAGGTGGTGCCCATGCCCGCTTCCGGCCCGCTGGTTCCGCCGGGAGGCAGCCGGCTGGCGGCGTGGTGCCTGAAGGTGCTGGGCTGGCGCAATGACTTTCCCGGCCTCCCGGATCCGCGTGGCCTGTTGGTGGTGTATCCACACACCTCGAACTGGGACTTTCCCCTGGGCCTGCTCTACAAGTGGTCCCATGGCCTGCCGTTCCGTTTCTGGATCAAGGACAGCGCCACGCGGCTGCCGGTGATCGGTCGCTGGATCCGCTGGGTCGGCGGCGTGGCCATCAACCGCAAGGCGGCGCATGGCGTGGTCGAGCAGACCATGCAGCAGATGCGCGAGGCGGATTTCTTCTGGCTGGCGGTCGCGCCGGAAGGCACGCGCAGCTACACCAATGGCTGGCGCACCGGTTTCTACCATCTCTGGCGCGCTGCCGACTGTCCGCTCGGGCTGGCCTACATCGACTACGGCCACAAGCAGATCGGCGTGCAGCACTATGTGCGCTGCAGCGGCGACATGGAAGCGGATTTCGCCGCGCTGGCGCGCTATTACGAGAGGCGTACCGGTTACCATCCGGAAAAGGCGGCCCCCGTGCGCCCCTATGAGCGGGGCCGCTCCCGGGACGCTGACGCCGGTCAGGATGCCCGGCAGTAA
- the nadD gene encoding nicotinate (nicotinamide) nucleotide adenylyltransferase, with product MTQRMRIGIYGGAFDPPHKAHLGLARAAVEQLALNRLYVIPTGQPWMKQRRLTAAEHRLAMARLAFESVPEVQVDDCEVQREGTTYTIDTLHELQQRHAALGEQEIDWYLVMGQDLLHSLPQWQRADELLRSVTVAVLQRPGAEQTAVEQELAQVRAQLPDLRTVQLHLPASDASSTRIRAGMQQRMSDDGATRRAWLQSLVPPGVAQYIERHQLYLTSHT from the coding sequence GTGACGCAACGCATGCGCATCGGCATCTACGGCGGCGCCTTCGATCCGCCGCACAAGGCGCATCTCGGACTGGCCCGGGCTGCCGTGGAACAACTGGCACTTAACCGCCTGTACGTGATCCCCACCGGCCAGCCCTGGATGAAGCAGCGCCGCCTGACGGCTGCCGAACATCGGCTGGCGATGGCGCGGCTGGCTTTCGAGAGCGTGCCCGAAGTGCAGGTGGACGACTGCGAGGTGCAGCGCGAAGGCACGACCTACACCATCGACACCCTGCACGAGCTGCAGCAGCGCCATGCCGCGCTGGGCGAGCAGGAGATCGACTGGTATCTGGTGATGGGCCAGGACCTGCTGCACAGCCTGCCGCAGTGGCAGCGCGCCGACGAATTGCTGCGCAGCGTGACGGTGGCCGTATTGCAACGCCCTGGCGCGGAACAGACCGCGGTGGAGCAGGAACTGGCCCAGGTGCGCGCGCAACTGCCCGATCTGCGCACGGTGCAGCTACACTTGCCGGCCAGCGACGCCAGTTCCACCCGGATTCGTGCCGGCATGCAACAGCGCATGTCAGACGACGGCGCGACTCGTCGCGCCTGGCTGCAAAGCCTTGTGCCGCCTGGCGTGGCACAGTATATTGAACGACATCAACTCTACTTGACTTCCCACACCTGA
- a CDS encoding helicase HerA-like C-terminal domain-containing protein, giving the protein MADPMLIAKNAQTECALLPALANRHGLITGATGTGKTVTLQKLAESFSQIGVPVFMADIKGDLTGISQSGNIGGKMAGVLQERGIALPQPLACPTTLWDVFGEQGHPVRATVSDMGPLLLARMLNLNDTQAGVLNIVFRIADDNGMLLLDLKDLRAMLQYVGENASQFTTQYGNISSASVGAIQRGLLQIESQGGDRFFGEPMLNIEDLMQTVSGQGMINILAADKLLQAPRLYASFLLWMLSELFEQLPEIGDPDKPKLVFFFDEAHLLFDDAPKVLLERIELVVRLVRSKGVGVYFVTQNPIDIPDTVLAQLGNRVQHALRAYTPRDQKAVKATAETMRPNPEIDIAQAITELATGEALVSFLDEKGRPGVTQRVYVVPPGSQIGPITPEQRHALLANSLVAGNYEKAIDRESAYEMLQQRGAAAAANAGKEGAAGKPGAPAQQDGGLLGSVGGMVKEALFGRTGPRGGQYDGLVQSMAKSAVRSAGREIIRGVLGGILGRRR; this is encoded by the coding sequence ATGGCCGACCCGATGTTGATTGCGAAAAATGCACAGACCGAGTGCGCCCTGCTGCCGGCGCTTGCCAACCGCCACGGCCTGATCACCGGCGCCACCGGCACCGGCAAGACGGTGACGCTGCAGAAACTGGCGGAATCCTTCTCGCAGATCGGCGTACCGGTGTTCATGGCCGACATCAAGGGCGACCTGACCGGCATCAGCCAGAGCGGCAACATCGGCGGCAAGATGGCCGGCGTATTGCAGGAGCGCGGCATCGCGCTGCCGCAGCCCCTGGCCTGCCCCACCACGCTGTGGGACGTGTTCGGCGAGCAGGGCCATCCGGTGCGCGCCACAGTGAGCGACATGGGCCCGCTGCTGCTGGCGCGCATGCTGAACCTGAACGACACCCAGGCCGGCGTGCTCAACATCGTGTTCCGCATCGCCGATGACAACGGCATGCTGCTGCTCGACCTGAAGGACCTGCGCGCCATGCTGCAGTACGTGGGCGAGAACGCCAGCCAGTTCACCACGCAGTACGGCAACATCAGCAGCGCCAGCGTGGGCGCCATCCAGCGCGGCCTGCTGCAGATCGAAAGCCAGGGCGGCGACAGGTTCTTCGGCGAGCCCATGCTCAACATCGAGGACCTGATGCAGACCGTCTCCGGCCAGGGCATGATCAACATCCTTGCCGCCGACAAGCTGCTGCAGGCGCCGCGCCTGTATGCCAGCTTCCTGCTGTGGATGCTGTCCGAACTGTTCGAGCAGCTGCCCGAAATCGGCGATCCGGACAAGCCCAAGCTGGTGTTCTTCTTCGACGAGGCGCATCTGCTGTTCGACGATGCGCCCAAGGTGCTGCTGGAGCGCATCGAACTGGTGGTGCGTCTGGTGCGCTCCAAGGGCGTGGGCGTGTATTTCGTCACGCAGAACCCGATCGACATTCCCGACACCGTGCTGGCACAGCTCGGCAACCGCGTGCAGCACGCGCTGCGCGCCTACACCCCGCGCGACCAGAAGGCCGTCAAGGCCACGGCCGAGACCATGCGGCCCAACCCGGAGATCGACATTGCGCAGGCCATCACCGAACTGGCCACCGGCGAGGCGCTGGTCAGCTTCCTCGACGAGAAAGGCCGCCCCGGCGTGACGCAACGCGTCTATGTGGTGCCGCCCGGCAGCCAGATCGGCCCGATCACGCCCGAGCAGCGCCACGCATTGCTGGCCAATTCGCTGGTGGCGGGCAATTACGAGAAGGCGATCGACCGCGAATCCGCCTACGAGATGCTGCAGCAGCGCGGCGCGGCAGCGGCTGCCAATGCCGGCAAGGAAGGCGCCGCAGGCAAGCCCGGCGCACCGGCACAGCAGGACGGAGGCCTGCTCGGCAGCGTCGGCGGCATGGTGAAGGAAGCCCTGTTCGGCCGTACCGGCCCGCGCGGGGGGCAGTATGACGGCCTGGTGCAGTCCATGGCCAAGTCGGCGGTGCGCAGTGCCGGCCGCGAAATCATCCGTGGCGTGCTCGGGGGCATCCTGGGCCGCCGCCGTTAA
- the rsfS gene encoding ribosome silencing factor, translated as MATEKTSAKTPSKKPAIAPKAQAGEFPVEMSITDDSPAAGKMIQKLQRAIVDGLEDVKAQNIQVFNTEHLSPLFERVVIASGTSNRQTKALAASVRDAVRDAGFNKPRMEGEENGEWIIVDCGSAVVHIMQPAIRQYYTLEDIWGEKPVRMRMGAAAAKAAAEKKVSRTAARTAAKKEAAAAAATEAGTELSEAPAKPVRKTAAMTASAATASATPAAEKAAAPKAAAAKTAASKAAAPKATAAKPTASKPVAGKAAPKATASRSTAANSAKPATASVTDAGAGTPAATRKPATRKTAAMPTADAAVEKPAKPRARKAPVVTVVVGKTVTKKTIKAKS; from the coding sequence ATGGCCACTGAAAAAACTTCTGCCAAGACCCCCTCCAAGAAACCCGCCATCGCCCCCAAGGCACAGGCCGGCGAGTTCCCCGTCGAGATGTCCATCACGGACGATTCTCCGGCTGCGGGCAAGATGATCCAGAAGCTGCAGCGTGCCATCGTGGACGGTCTGGAAGACGTGAAGGCGCAGAACATCCAGGTGTTCAATACCGAGCACCTGTCGCCGCTGTTCGAGCGTGTGGTGATTGCATCCGGTACTTCCAACCGTCAGACCAAGGCCCTGGCCGCCAGCGTGCGTGACGCCGTGCGTGATGCCGGCTTCAACAAGCCGCGCATGGAAGGCGAGGAGAACGGCGAGTGGATCATCGTGGACTGTGGCAGTGCCGTGGTGCACATCATGCAGCCCGCCATCCGCCAGTACTACACGCTGGAAGATATCTGGGGCGAGAAACCGGTGCGCATGCGCATGGGTGCGGCGGCGGCCAAGGCGGCAGCCGAGAAAAAGGTGTCGCGTACCGCGGCGCGTACGGCGGCCAAGAAGGAAGCAGCGGCTGCCGCTGCGACCGAGGCTGGTACGGAGTTGAGCGAAGCGCCGGCCAAGCCGGTGCGCAAGACGGCGGCGATGACTGCGTCGGCAGCCACTGCCAGCGCGACTCCGGCGGCCGAGAAGGCGGCGGCTCCCAAGGCCGCTGCCGCCAAGACGGCTGCCAGCAAGGCAGCAGCACCGAAAGCCACCGCTGCCAAGCCCACGGCAAGCAAGCCCGTGGCTGGCAAGGCTGCTCCCAAGGCGACTGCTTCCCGCTCGACTGCGGCCAATTCCGCCAAGCCGGCAACAGCCAGCGTGACCGATGCGGGCGCAGGGACACCCGCCGCTACGCGCAAGCCTGCCACGCGCAAGACCGCCGCCATGCCGACAGCCGACGCTGCTGTCGAAAAGCCCGCCAAGCCGCGCGCCCGCAAGGCGCCGGTCGTGACCGTGGTGGTCGGCAAGACCGTGACCAAGAAGACCATCAAGGCCAAGAGTTAA
- the purD gene encoding phosphoribosylamine--glycine ligase, with the protein MQVLVIGSGGREHALAWKLAQSERVTKVFVAPGNGGTAREPKLENLPIKDLNELCDWAKAQQIELTVVGPEAPLAAGVVDLFRANGLRIFGPTQAAAQLESSKAFSKAFMQRHGIPTAAFDTFTDPAAAHAYVDKIGAPIVVKADGLAAGKGVVVAMTLQEAHEAVDFMLVDNTLGVQHNEGGARVVIEEFLQGEEASFMVVCDGSEVVALATSQDHKRLLDKDEGPNTGGMGAYSPAPVVTADVHARAMREVILPTIRGMAKDGITYTGFLYAGLMIDADGKVKTLEFNCRMGDPETQPILMRLKSDLFELLMAATEPVGGHGKRLADVEPQWDRRVTLGVVVAAPGYPMQPRTGEAISQLPLDTDDVKVFHAGTRLDDDGKLLSSGGRVLCVTALADSVKLAQARAYAAMQQVQLPEMQFRTDIGHRAAGHSGSQA; encoded by the coding sequence ATGCAAGTACTGGTGATCGGCAGCGGCGGCCGTGAACATGCCCTGGCCTGGAAACTGGCGCAATCCGAGCGCGTGACCAAGGTGTTCGTGGCGCCCGGCAACGGCGGCACGGCGCGCGAGCCCAAGCTCGAGAACCTGCCCATCAAGGATTTGAACGAACTGTGCGACTGGGCCAAGGCGCAGCAGATCGAGCTGACCGTGGTTGGCCCCGAGGCGCCGCTGGCGGCTGGCGTGGTGGACCTGTTTCGCGCCAACGGCCTGCGCATCTTCGGCCCCACGCAGGCGGCCGCGCAACTCGAAAGCTCCAAGGCCTTCAGCAAGGCCTTCATGCAGCGCCATGGCATTCCCACGGCAGCGTTCGATACCTTCACCGATCCGGCTGCGGCCCATGCCTATGTCGACAAGATCGGCGCGCCCATCGTGGTCAAGGCCGACGGCTTGGCCGCCGGCAAGGGCGTGGTGGTGGCCATGACGCTGCAGGAAGCGCATGAGGCGGTCGACTTCATGCTGGTGGACAACACCCTGGGCGTGCAGCACAACGAAGGCGGCGCGCGCGTGGTTATCGAGGAATTCCTGCAGGGCGAGGAAGCCAGCTTCATGGTGGTGTGCGACGGCAGCGAGGTGGTGGCACTGGCCACCAGCCAGGACCACAAGCGCCTGCTCGACAAGGACGAGGGCCCCAACACCGGTGGCATGGGTGCCTATTCCCCCGCGCCGGTGGTCACGGCCGACGTGCACGCCCGCGCCATGCGCGAGGTGATCCTGCCGACCATCCGCGGCATGGCCAAAGACGGCATCACCTACACGGGCTTTCTGTATGCCGGCCTGATGATCGACGCCGATGGCAAGGTCAAGACGCTGGAGTTCAACTGCCGCATGGGCGATCCGGAAACGCAGCCGATCCTGATGCGCCTGAAGTCCGACCTGTTCGAGCTGTTGATGGCAGCGACCGAACCGGTCGGCGGCCATGGCAAGCGCCTGGCCGATGTGGAGCCCCAGTGGGACCGTCGCGTCACCCTGGGCGTGGTGGTGGCCGCACCGGGTTACCCGATGCAGCCCCGCACCGGCGAGGCCATCAGCCAGCTGCCGCTGGATACGGATGATGTGAAGGTGTTCCATGCCGGCACGCGCCTGGATGACGATGGCAAGCTGCTCAGCAGCGGCGGCCGCGTGCTGTGCGTGACGGCGCTGGCCGACAGCGTGAAGCTGGCGCAGGCCAGGGCCTATGCCGCCATGCAGCAGGTGCAGCTGCCCGAGATGCAGTTCCGCACCGATATCGGTCACCGCGCCGCCGGGCATTCCGGCAGCCAGGCCTGA
- the hemF gene encoding oxygen-dependent coproporphyrinogen oxidase has translation MMNTSSLDTAETSSVLTFLQGLQQRITDAVQAMEPQARFVVDDWRKEPGERLQGHGRTMILEGGSVFERAGVGLSNVRGPQLPPSATQHRPELAGAPFEAMGVSLVFHPRNPYVPTVHMNVRMIAALPANAAAVCWFGGGMDLTPYYGFDEDCVHFHRVCQQALQPFGDDKYPRFKQWCDEYFFLRHRNEQRGIGGVFFDDFAEFDFARNFAMLQAVADGFLPAYLPIVQRRKDMAWGERERNFQLYRRGRYVEFNLVWDRGTHFGLQSGGRTESILLSMPPLANWSYQRTEPEGSHEAQLTAHFLQRRDWLAA, from the coding sequence ATGATGAACACCTCTTCGCTCGACACCGCCGAAACATCCAGTGTGCTGACCTTTCTGCAGGGCCTGCAGCAGCGCATCACCGATGCCGTGCAGGCCATGGAGCCGCAGGCACGCTTCGTGGTGGACGACTGGCGCAAGGAGCCGGGCGAGCGTCTGCAGGGCCATGGCCGCACCATGATCCTGGAAGGCGGCAGCGTGTTCGAGCGTGCCGGTGTCGGCCTGTCGAACGTGCGCGGGCCGCAACTGCCACCCTCGGCCACGCAACATCGCCCGGAACTGGCCGGCGCGCCCTTCGAGGCCATGGGCGTGTCGCTGGTGTTCCACCCGCGCAATCCCTATGTGCCCACGGTGCACATGAACGTGCGCATGATCGCCGCGCTGCCGGCCAATGCCGCGGCCGTCTGCTGGTTTGGCGGCGGCATGGACCTGACGCCGTATTACGGCTTCGACGAGGACTGCGTGCATTTCCACCGCGTCTGCCAGCAGGCGCTGCAGCCCTTTGGCGACGACAAGTACCCGCGTTTCAAGCAGTGGTGCGACGAGTATTTCTTCCTCAGGCATCGCAACGAGCAACGCGGCATTGGCGGCGTGTTTTTCGATGACTTCGCAGAATTCGACTTTGCACGCAACTTCGCCATGCTGCAGGCGGTGGCCGACGGTTTCCTGCCGGCCTACCTGCCGATCGTGCAGCGCCGCAAGGATATGGCCTGGGGCGAGCGCGAGCGCAATTTCCAGCTCTACCGCCGTGGCCGCTACGTCGAGTTCAATCTGGTGTGGGATCGCGGCACGCACTTCGGGCTGCAGAGCGGCGGCCGCACCGAATCCATCCTGCTCTCCATGCCGCCGCTGGCAAACTGGAGCTACCAGCGCACCGAACCGGAAGGCTCGCACGAGGCGCAACTGACGGCGCATTTCCTGCAGCGCCGCGACTGGCTGGCCGCGTGA
- a CDS encoding YebC/PmpR family DNA-binding transcriptional regulator, with amino-acid sequence MAGHSKWANIQHRKGRQDEKRGKIWTRLIREIIVAARNGGGDPAANPRLRLAIDKAKAANMPADNIKRNIDKATGNLEGVTYEEIRYEGYGIGGAAIIVDTMTDNRVRTVAEVRHILSKNGGNLGTEGSVAFQFQHVGQFIYAPGTDEEKVMEVALEAGAEDVITDEEGAIEVLTAPGDFETVKEALEAAGLQAEVAEVTMRAENSIELAGDDAQKMQKLLDMLEDQDDVQNVYHNAELDLGE; translated from the coding sequence ATGGCAGGGCATAGCAAGTGGGCCAATATCCAGCACCGCAAGGGCCGTCAGGACGAAAAGCGGGGCAAGATCTGGACGCGGCTGATTCGTGAAATCATCGTCGCGGCACGCAATGGTGGTGGCGATCCCGCTGCCAACCCGCGCCTGCGTCTGGCCATCGACAAGGCCAAGGCCGCCAACATGCCGGCCGACAACATCAAGCGCAACATCGACAAGGCCACCGGCAACCTCGAAGGCGTCACCTACGAGGAAATCCGCTACGAGGGCTACGGCATCGGCGGCGCCGCCATCATCGTCGACACCATGACCGACAACCGCGTGCGCACCGTGGCGGAAGTGCGTCACATCCTGAGCAAGAACGGCGGCAATCTGGGCACCGAAGGCTCGGTGGCATTCCAGTTTCAGCATGTGGGCCAGTTCATCTATGCCCCCGGCACCGACGAGGAGAAGGTGATGGAAGTGGCGCTCGAAGCGGGCGCCGAGGACGTCATCACCGACGAGGAAGGCGCCATCGAGGTGCTGACTGCGCCGGGCGATTTCGAGACGGTGAAGGAGGCGCTGGAGGCGGCCGGCCTGCAGGCCGAGGTGGCAGAGGTTACGATGCGTGCCGAGAACAGCATCGAACTGGCCGGTGACGATGCGCAGAAAATGCAGAAGCTGCTCGACATGCTGGAAGACCAGGATGACGTGCAGAACGTCTATCACAACGCGGAACTGGACCTGGGAGAGTAA